Below is a genomic region from Thermoplasmatales archaeon.
ATTATGATTGCCATCATTCTTTACTATGCAGGATAATGAAGCATGGCAGATGGTATCATAAATTTGCCTAATTATTTACTAATTCAGAAAAATACAGGCGTTGTATGGCAATAGATGCAATAAGATTTGTCAATAGCTTCTTGGTTTATTGCAAGAATAAGCCACTAATTATGATAGAGCTCCATGTATAAATGGGCATTAAAAAACATCCTCAAAGCAAGATGTTTAACTGCATTTTAGCCATTTACAATCCAGAGGTGAGAATTTGTTGAAAGTGCCGAGGGATGCTACTGCTAAAATATTTAAATTTAATATATTTTATACCCATGAATGAAATTTATTTTAAATCAGCATCAACACCTTTTGCAAAAGATGCAATTCATCTTGCACTTGAAAAAATTTTTGAAAAATTGAATAAAATAAGCAAGGGAGATATTGTAGCAATTAAACTGCATATGGGGGAGTTAGGAAATAATGCATATGTTCGCCCTTTTTTTGTCCGCAAGATCGCCGATATGGTGAAAAAATGCGGAGGAAAGCCATTTATAACAGATACAACAACTCTGTATGGGGGGCATAGAGGAAATTCAATAGATTATCTTTATACAGCATCAATGCATGGCTTCAATATTTCTTCAATGAATTGCCCAATTATAATAGCGGATGGCTTGCTCGGAAGGAATGAGGAAATTGTGGAAACAGATGGGCAAAGAATTGCGGTTGCGAAAGCAATATTCGAATCAGATTATATGCTGGTAATTTCCCATTTCAAAGGGCATGGAATGACCGGCTTCGGGGGGGCGATAAAAAATGTTGGCATGGGCTGCTGCAGCAAAGCGGGCAAGGCATGGCAGCATGCTGCAAGCAAGCCAGCGCACAATAAAAGCAAA
It encodes:
- a CDS encoding DUF362 domain-containing protein, yielding MNEIYFKSASTPFAKDAIHLALEKIFEKLNKISKGDIVAIKLHMGELGNNAYVRPFFVRKIADMVKKCGGKPFITDTTTLYGGHRGNSIDYLYTASMHGFNISSMNCPIIIADGLLGRNEEIVETDGQRIAVAKAIFESDYMLVISHFKGHGMTGFGGAIKNVGMGCCSKAGKAWQHAASKPAHNKSKCIMCKKCTLFCPAGAIYEKNGEIFIDYERCRGCGACTVLCEQGCFYISDAKELQRRVAVACKAVIQKFGGKVSFINFLTDITPRCDCCSFPDKPLIEDIGILGGNDAVAIDKASYDLICNHAGKDIFYEIHKIDGRIQLIEGEKIGLGSMQYNLIEI